From Pedobacter sp. MC2016-14:
GGTTTAATGCAGGAATTTAGAAAGATCCACCAGTTTAACGTTTTTAGTGTAAACACCCCTATGCAGGTTGCTATTACCAATTACCTTAAAGATTCCTCGGTTTATTTAGGTCTGCCGGATTTCTTTCAGCAAAAGAGAGACTTTTTCAGGAACCTGCTCAGGGAAACCAAATTTGACCTGTTACCCTGTAACGGATCTTATTTTCAATGCGTTACTTATGATAGAATTAGCGAAGAGAGTGATACGGACTTGGCCATGCGTTTAATCACCGAAACGCGTGTTGCCAGTATTCCGGTATCAGCTTTTTATACGCGAAATACAGACCACCGTGTCTTGCGCTTTTGTTTTGCCAAGAAACAAGAAACCCTTGAAATCGCCGTTCAAAGATTAATGAAACTTTAATCCATACGTAAACAAGATAATATGGAAAGTACAAATTATTTAAACATCAGTAACCTAAAAATAACGGTCTTCCAGGCTTACTTGTTTTGGGAAAACGTGGATAAAAACCTCCAAAACCTGTCTTTACGCCTGTCAATGGGTGTAAAAGAAAAGACAGATTTAATTGTTTTACCAGAAATGTTCAATACTGGGTTTAGCATGAATACTGCAGCCCTTGCTGAAGATATGAATGGCAAAACGCTAAAATGGATGCAGGAGGTGGCCCAAAAATATGCCTGTGTAGTAACAGGAAGTTTAATGATCAAAGAAAATGGGGAATTTTATAACCGTCTGGTTTGGATGCTTCCCGATGGTACTTCAAGTCATTATGACAAAAGACACCTCTTTAGCATGGGATCTGAAGACAAGAATTATGCGCCAGGAACAGAACAGGTAATTGTGGAACTTAACGGATGGAAAATAAGGCTTGCCATTTGTTACGATCTGCGTTTTCCGGTTTGGTTACGCAATAAAAACATGGAGTACGATCTGCTATTGGTTATAGCCAGCTGGCCGGATAAAAGAACTGCGCATTGGAAAGCATTAATCCCTGCCCGGGCTATAGAGAACCAAAGTTATGTAATTGGCGTTAACCGGGTTGGACATGATGGTAATGAAGTTTACCATAGTGGTCATTCTATGTGTATTGACCCAAATGGAAATACGGTTTATTATAAACCAGAGGATGAAGACCTTTATACTTTTAGTATTAATTACGCAGAACTGGTAAAGAACAGAAGAAGCTTCCCATTTTTGAGAGATGCCGATGATTTTACGATCTTATAAAATATACTTTCAAAATAGTATCTTTGCGCAAAGATGAAGCACATACGTAATTTTTGCATAATTGCACATATTGATCACGGGAAGAGTACATTGGCTGACCGTTTATTAGAATATACTAAAACCATTAGTCAGCGTGAGGCTCAGGCCCAACTCCTGGACAACATGGATTTGGAACGTGAACGTGGTATCACGATAAAAAGCCATGCCATACAAATGAACTATAAGGTTGGGGATATTGAATACAATTTCAACCTGATTGATACGCCAGGACACGTAGATTTCTCATATGAGGTTTCCCGTTCCATTGCAGCTTGTGAAGGTGCTTTATTGATTGTAGATGCCTCTCAGGGTATCCAGGCGCAGACCATTTCAAACCTTTACCTGGCACTTGAACATGATCTGGAAATTATTCCCATCTTAAATAAGATGGATTTACCCGGGGCTATGCCAGAAGAGGTAAAAGACCAAATTATTGATTTAATTGGCTGTAAACGCGAAGATATTATTCCTGCATCCGGTAAAACCGGAATGGGGATTCCTGATATCATTCAGGCTATTGTAGACCGTGTTCCCGCTCCTGTCGGTGATCCGGATGCTCCCCTGCAAGCTTTAATCTTTGACTCTGTTTTTAATCCCTTCAGGGGAATTATTGCTTACTATAAAGTAGTAAACGGCGAAATTAAAAAAGGTGATAAAGTTAAATTCATCAATACAGGTAAACAATATCTAGCAGACGAGGTTGGAATTTTAAAGCTGGATATGGCGCCACGTACTGTGGTTAAAACCGGCGACGTGGGATACATCATTTCCGGTATTAAGGAAGCACGTGAAGTAAAAGTTGGTGACACAATTACAACTGTTGATAGACCCTCTCCAGATTCCATTCAAGGTTTTGAAGAAGTAAAACCAATGGTTTTTGCCGGCATCTATCCTGTAGATACAGACGAATTTGAAGAGCTGCGAGAAGCCATGCATAAACTTCAGCTCAATGATGCTTCGATAGTTTTTGAACCGGAAAGTTCTGCTGCACTAGGCTTCGGTTTCCGTTGCGGATTCCTGGGCATGCTGCACATGGAAATTATTCAGGAGCGTTTGGAGCGTGAATTTGACATGACTGTTATTACAACAGTGCCCAACGTATCTTACATTGCCAAAACCACTAGAGGCGAAGAAGTTATTGTAAATAACCCATCTGATTTACCAGACCCCAGCAAGCTTGACTCTGTTGAGGAGCCTTTTATTAAAGCAAACATCATTACTAAAGCCGATTTTGTGGGGCCTGTAATGTCTTTATGTATACAAAAACGCGGAATCATTGTGAACCAGTCATACTTGACTTCAGACCGGGTTGAACTCGTTTTTGAAATGCCCATGGGTGAGATTGTTTTTGACTTCTACGATAAGCTTAAAACGATTTCAAAAGGTTATGCGTCATTTGACTACCATCAGGTTGGTTACAGAAAATCTGATTTGGTAAGACTGGATATGCTGTTGAATGAAGAGCCTGTTGATGCTTTATCTTCACTGATCCATCGCAGCAATGCCTATGATTTTGGAAAGAAAATATGCGAGAAACTAAGAGAATTGATTCCCCGCCAGCAGTTTGAAATTAAAATCCAGGCTTCTATTGGGGCTAAGGTAATTGCCCGCGAAACGCTGAGCGCTTTGCGAAAAGACGTTACCGCTAAATGTTATGGTGGTGATATTTCCCGTAAACGCAAATTGCTGGAAAAACAAAAACAAGGAAAGAAAAGAATGCGCCAGGTAGGTAATGTGGAAATTCCACAAACTGCATTTATGGCTGTATTGAAATTGGATTAAGTAGTTGAACACTACTACTTAGCGCTTACTATTTAACACTTACTACTTTGAAAATGCAGTTATTAGACGGAAAATTTGCATCAGAAAAAATAAAACTTGAAATAGCAGCGGAAGCGGCAGAATTTTTAACATCCACTGGCAGAAAACCACATCTGGTGGCGATTTTGGTTGGTAATGATGGCGGTAGTGAAACCTATGTAGCCAGTAAGATGAAAAATTGCGAGAAGGTTGGCTTTCAATCGTCTTTAATTAGATACGACAACAGTGTTACTGAAGAGGAACTGCTGGCGAAGGTTCGTGAAATTAACAACGATGAAGGTGTTGACGGTTTAATTGTACAATTGCCCCTACCTAAACACATAGATCCGGAGAAGGTTACCGAAACCATTGATTACAGAAAAGACGTTGATGGCTTTCACCCGGTAAATCTTGGTAGAATGATGCGCAACCTGCCTTGTTTTATTCCTGCCACCCCTTACGGAATTTTACTGATGTTACAAGCGTACCAAATTGATACCGTTGGTAAACATTGTGTAGTTGTAGGCCGGAGCAATATAGTTGGCAGTCCGATGAGTATTTTAATGGCGCGTAATGCTAACCCTGGCAATTGCACCGTAACACTTACACACAGCAAAACTTCTAACTTAAAAGAATTGGTTTTACAGGGCGATATCATTGTAGCAGCTATTGGTAGAAAAAACTTTGTCACAGCAGATATGGTTAAACCTGGTGCCATAGTAATTGATGTGGGCATCAACAGAGAAACTTCTGAAACCACTAAATCTGGCTATAAGTTATTTGGAGATGTTGATTTTGAAAACGTTGCACCAATATCTTCATGGATTACACCCGTACCTGGTGGAGTGGGATTAATGACCATTGTAGGCCTGTTAAAAAACACATTGGCATCAGCTAAAAAGGAAATTTACAGCTAAACCACATTTCCGCTGAAGGAATTATTTACCTTTGCGGCCTTAACATGGCACATCAAATTCCAACAGACGGCACTTTACTTCCTTTAATGGAAGAGTTTTACACTATTCAGGGCGAAGGGTACAATACGGGTAAGGCCGCATATTTTATTCGCCTTGGTGGGTGTGATGTGGGCTGCCACTGGTGCGATGTGAAAGAAAGCTGGGATGCTGAATTACATCCTTTAACGCATGCAGATGCGATTGCAGAGAAGGCAGATTCTTTCCCTGGTAAAGCAGTAGTGATTACTGGCGGCGAGCCACTAATTTATAACCTGGATTACCTTACTTCCAAATTAAAAGAAAGAAACATCCTTACGTTTATTGAAACCTCCGGGGCTTATCCCCTTTCGGGACATTGGGACTGGATTTGCTTGTCACCTAAAAAGTTCAAAGCTCCGCGCCCGGACATTACGCCATTTGCTAATGAGCTTAAAGTGATTGTTTTTAACAAAAGTGATTTTGCATGGGCTGAGCAATATGCGGAAACCGTATCGCCTGATTGTAAACTCTATCTGCAGCCAGAATGGTCAAAATCTAAGGAAATTACACCTTTGATTATTGATTATGTAATGGCCAATCCTAAATGGGAAATTTCACTTCAGACCCATAAATATTTAAACATACCTTAATTCATTTTTATCTTCTTACATTTAATGTATCAATACATCTAAATTGTAATGAAGAAATATACCCTTACACTGCTCATCATATTCCTTACTCAGTTTGGATTTGCACAGACTGATGCAAGGGAGTATTTTAAAATCGGCAGGGCCTTCTCCAATAAAGGCGACTATCTAAACGCAAAAAAAAACTATCAGTTATTTATTGATACCTATAAAGGAACAGATCCCGTTTTAAAGCAATTGGCAGAAAAACACATTAGGGATTGTGATTTCTCGATACAGGCGATGAAATCTCCGGAACAATTTAAATTGCTGAATATGGGTCCTGGCATAAATTCAGGCTACAGGGATTACTTCCCAGCTATTACCGCTGATGGTGAGACCATCATCTTTAGCAGAAATGTTGGAGGAAATGAAGACTTTTATGTTTCTAAAAAAAAGAATAGCGAATGGCAAGCTGCCCTGCCTTTAAGTGACCAAATCAATACGAAAGCATATAACGAGGGTGCCCAATCTATTTCTCCGGATGGGATGTACTTATTTTTTACGGGCTGCAACAGACCTGATGGACTGGGAAGATGTGACATCTATGTTAGTCATAGAAATGGAAATGAATGGGGCAAACCATTTAACCTGGGTGCACCTTTAAATTCAGCCTACTGGGATTCTCAACCTGCTATAACACCAGACGGAAGTACTTTATATTTTGTAAGCAACCGGCCAGGAGGTCTCGGTGGATACGACATCTGGAAAAGCACACTCAATGATGAAGGAGAATGGGAGAAACCCATAAACCTGGGGCCAGAGATCAATACTGCTTATGACGAACACACGCCTTTTATTCATCCCGATGGAAAAACAATGTATTTCTCTTCAGATGGATGGCCCGGCTTTGGCAATAAAGATTTGTTTTACAGTCGACTGGACGAGCATAACAATTGGGCTAAACCAGTGAATTTGGGTTACCCGATCAATACATTTAATGAAGAAACTGGTTTAATCGTTACTCCAGATGGCACAGAGGGTTTGCTGAGTTCTAACATTGCAGGTGGTTTTGGCGACATGGATATTTATCGCTTTAAAATGCCCCAACATGCAAAACCACAACTAATTACTTATGTAAAAGGAATTGTTAAAGACAGGCAGACGAGCAGCTTACTGGAAGCCAGGATACAAGTAGTTGATTTGAAGAGTAAACATGCCGTATACAGCGACTATACATCTGAAAGTGGAGATTTTTTAGCGGTGATGCCAATTGGAAGCGATTATGCTTTTAATGTAAGTGCAGATGGCTATCTTTTCTATTCTCAAAACTTTGAATTAAACAAAGCTTATGTGAGCAAGCCATTTGTTATGGAAATTTTAATGGATAAAATTAGGATTGGTACAGATGTGACGTTGAGGAATATTTTTTTTGACACCAATAAGTATGAATTGCTGGAAAGCTCTGTAGTGGAACTAAATAACCTCGTTGATTTATTGGTTTTGAACAAAAACATTGCTATCGAAATACAAGGACATACAGATAATATTGGTAACAGCCTATTGAATGAAAAGCTATCGCTAAACAGGGCAAAGGCAGTATACGACTATCTTGTAGCGCATAAAATTAACCCAGTAAAGTTAAGTTACAAAGGCTTGGGTGCAAAAAATCCCCTGGTTACCAATGATACAGAGGAGGGCAGAAAGCAAAATAGAAGAACTTCGTTTATAATTACGAAGCTCTAGTCTTAAATAACCGCTTGTCTAATTCTGATGAGTTTAACCAGCATTTCTTCCAGTAAATCCAGGTGTAACATATTTGCACCATCAGATTTTGCTTCTGACGGATTGGGGTGTGTTTCAATAAATAAGCCGTCAGCACCAACTGCAATGGCAGCTTTCGCAATGGTTTCAATCAGTTCTGGCTTCCCTCCTGTTACACCACTACTTTGATTGGGTTGTTGCAGGGAATGTGTACAATCCATCACCACCGGCACACCAAAGTTTTGCATTTCGGGTAAACCCCGATAATCTACAATAAGGTCTTGGTAACCAAAGGTATTTCCACGGTCTGTTAAAATTACACGTTGGTTTCCTGCTTCAACCACCTTATCAACTGCAAACTTCATGGAACCGGCAGATAAAAACTGGCCTTTTTTTACATTAATTACTTTTCCGGTATGTGCGGCAGCAATTAATAAATCTGTTTGTCGGCATAAAAAAGCTGGAATTTGCAGCACATCTGCATACTCGGCAGCCATAGCAGCCTCCCCGCTTTCGTGGATGTCCGTGACTGTAGGCAAGCCGAAAGTACGACCTACCTTCTCTAAAATCTTTAGTGCTTTTTCATCACCTATGCCGGTAAAGGAATCACCTTTAGACCTGTTTGCCTTACGATATGAACCTTTAAATATATAGGGAATACCCAATTTATCCGTAATTGTAACTATACGATCAGCAATACGCATCGCAATTTCCTCGCCTTCAATAGCGCATGGACCAGCCATTAACAGAAAATTGTTTGTATGGGTATGCTTTAACTTATCTATTTTAAAATCAATCATGTTGTTTTTAGTTGCCTAATTCAGACATAAATTTGATCCTCATCAACTGAATTTCTTCACGAGTGTAATCCTCTTCGCCAAGGTCTTTTAAGGCATCATCTATAGAATCAATTTCTGCACCTCTAAAGTAATCGAACACTTCATCCTGCCGATCTTCATCAATCATTTCATCAATAAAATAATCCAGGTTAAGCTTAGTTCCGGAATTCACAATGGCCTCAATTTCTTTTAGAATCTCATCATAAGTGATCCCTTTTGCCTTTGCAATGTCTTCCAGTCTAATCTGGCGATCTACATTTTGAATGATAGAAACCTTTAGCTGAGATTTATTAGCCTGAGTTTTAATGATCAGGTCAACAGGGCGTTCAACATCATTGTCTACCACATATTTATTAATCAGCTCAATAAATGGTTTTCCAAACTTAAGTGCCTTACCATTTCCAACACCAGAAATCTGCTTTAGTTCCTCCATATTTATTGGATAATGCGTACACATCTCTTCCAATGAAGGATCTTGAAAGATCACAAACGGCGGCAGGTTCTTTTGCTTGGCAATTTTTCTGTTTAAATCTTTAAGAAGTTGAAACAATTGCGTATCAAGCGTGCCTGTTCCATGTTTTACATCATCCTCATCATCATCAGCAGCACTTTCAATGTGTTCGTTTAAGAAAAATTTAAGTGCATAAGGGCTTTCAATAAATTTTAAGCCTGCTTCTGTAAGTCTCAGCAATCCGTAGTTGTCAATATCCTTGGATAAAAAGTTATTTAATACCGCTTGGCGCACCAGTGATTTCCATAACAATTCGCCATCTGCCTTACCAGAACCATATTCAGGAAGTTTATGGTGCTCGTATGCAATTGTCTGAGCGGTTTCCATCCCCATAAATATATTCAGGATATGGGCATCATCAAACTTTCCGCCTATGTTCTGAATCATTTTCAACAGAACGCCAAGTGGCTCTTCTGCATTAAAAAGTTGTTTTGGTTTCTTGCAGTTATCACACATGCAGTTACATCCAGCTTCGTCAAAGTTCTCCCCAAAATAATGTAAGATCTGCTTTCTGCGACAAACTGCGGACTCCGCATAATCGATCACTTCTTTAAGGATTTGTGTGCCTATTTCGCGCTCCGCAACAGGCTTATCTTTCATAAACTTAGCCAGTTTATCTACATCCTTTTGAGCATAAAACGCAATACAAACACCTTCTCCGCCATCACGTCCGGCACGTCCGGTTTCCTGATAATAGCCCTCCATACTTTTCGGAATATCATGGTGGATTACAAAGCGAACATCAGGCTTATCGATCCCCATTCCGAAAGCAATAGTAGCCACAATTACCTCTGCGTCTTCCATTAAAAACTTATCCTGGGTTTCCGCTCTTACCTTCGGCTCCAGACCAGCATGATAAGGCAATGCCTTGATGCCGTTTAAATTCAGCGCCTCGGCTACTTCTTCAACTTTTTTACGGCTTAAACAGTATATAATCCCTGATTTACCCGTATTCTGTTTAATGTACCTGATAATTTCTTTAAGTACATCTCGCTTGGGACGGATATCATAGAACAAATTAGGCCTGTTAAAAGAAGACTTAAACAAAGTTGCTTCGGTCATTTGCAAGTTTTTGATGATATCTTGCTGCACTTTTGGTGTTGCCGTAGCTGTAAGTGCTATGATTGGGATATTGTCTCCCAATCCACTAATCACCTGCCTGATTTTGCGGTATTCTGGACGAAAATCATGTCCCCATTCAGAGATACAATGCGCTTCATCAACAGCCACAAAAGAAATCTTGATTAACCGTAGAAAATCGATATTATCCTGCTTTGAAAGAGACTCTGGTGCCACATATAACAACTTGGTATGCCCACTCAACAGATCGTTCTTAACCTGGGTAATCTCCGTTTTATTTAAAGACGAATTTAAAAAATGTGCTATGCTATCGCTTCCTCCGAAAGCACGTAGCTGATCGACCTGATTTTTCATCAGGGCAATGAGTGGTGATATGACAATTGCAGTACCTTCGTTCATCAAAGCAGGTAACTGGTAGCATATAGACTTCCCACCACCCGTTGGCATAATCACAAAGGTGTTATTCTTATCAAGAACATTGTTGATGATGGCTTCTTGATCACCTTTGAAATTATTGAAACCAAAAAAGGTTTGTAAGTTGTCAAACAACGACTTATTCACGTCCATATTTGAGTATAAAATATTCAGTGCTATTTTTAATTCAAAATAACATATAATTGCAGTAATTAAGGCATTAAGGTACTAAAAAAATCTCTTTGAAAAGTAAAAAATCGATAATAGCAGCGGGAGTCAACACTTTACAGTTAGAAGCACAAGCTATTTTAGGTCTGATTAACCATATAAATGATGATTTCGCAACCGCCGTTGAACGGATAATAACAAGCCAGGGGCGCGTTATTATAACGGGAATTGGCAAGAGTGCTATCATTGCGCAGAAAATTGTTGCCACTTTTAATTCAACCGGTACACCAGCTGTTTTTATGCATGCTGCAGATGCCGTGCATGGCGACCTGGGCATGATCCAGAAAGATGATATCGTGATGTGTCTTTCTAAAAGCGGAAATACTGCCGAAATTAAAGTTCTGGCCCCTCTTTTAAAACGATCTGGAAATTTGCTGATTGGTATGGTAGGTCAATTGCAATCTGAGCTTGCGCTTCAGGCAGATTTGATTTTAAATACAACGGTTGAAAAAGAAGCTTGTCCGCACAACCTTGCACCAACCACAAGTACAACGGCACAACTTGCCATGGGCGATGCATTGGCCATTTGCCTGCTGCATGCCAGGGCATTCAATGAAAATGATTTTGCGCGTTTCCATCCAGGCGGTTCTTTAGGTAAAAGACTCTACCTCAAGGTTGCTGAAATGGCGATTAAAAATGAAAAACCAACCATCCGCCCGGATGCACCGGTAAAAGACGTAATTATAGAAATTAGTAAAAACCGTCTGGGGGCAGTTGTTGTTATTGATCATGATTTAATTCTGGGTATCATTACCGACGGCGATATCCGGAGGATGCTGGAAAAACACACAGATTTATCAAACATCTGTGCCAGGGATATCATGAACGGTAATCCTAAAAAAATAGATAAAGATATGCTGGCTATTACAGCACTTGAAATCATTAAAGAAAACAACATTACCCAGCTGCTGGTAACCAGCAAAAATGGGTATTTTGGATTAATACATTTACATGATCTCCTTCATGAAGGGGTTCTTTAATTTATATAATGAATAAAAATAATTACGCATTAATTATGGCTGGCGGTGTTGGCAGCCGTTTTTGGCCAGTAAGCAGAACAGAATATCCTAAACAATTTATAGATTTTTTTGGTGTTGGAAAAACACTGATCCAAAGCACATACGAAAGATTTTTAAGAATCTGTCCGTCGGAAAACATCTTCATCGTTACCAACGAAATTTATACAGACATTATAAAATCTCAGCTTCCGGAGCTACAGGACAATCAAATTCTTGCTGAACCTATAATGCGCAACACAGCACCATGTATAGCTTATGGCTCAATGAAAATAGCGGAGCTCAATCCGGAGGCAAATATTGTAGTTGCCCCTTCAGACCATACCATTGCCAACCTGGATGAATTTGTACGCTCTATTGAACAATCATTGATAGCTGCCACCAACAACGACTGCCTCATTACGCTTGGCATAAAGCCAAGTCGTCCGGATACAGGCTACGGTTACATCCAATATATGGAAAATACCCTGGCAACTGACGATAAGATTTTTAAAGTTAAAACGTTTACCGAAAAGCCAAACCTCGAACTTGCAAAATCATTTCTGCAAAGCGGAGACTTTTTATGGAATGCAGGAATCTTTATCTGGTCAGCCAAATCCATCAATAACGCTTTTAAAAAGCATTTGCCGGATATGCACGATATTTTTCAGTTGGGAGAATCGATTTACAATACACCGGATGAAAAAGGATTTATTAGTAATGCTTACCAACAATGCACTAATATCTCTATAGATTTTGCGATTATGGAGAAAGCCGATAATGTGTATGTATTACCAACTGATTTTGGCTGGTCTGATTTGGGCACCTGGGCTTCCATATATGATATGGCAGAAAAAGACTACGTGGGCAATGCAGTTATCCCTTCAGAGCAGGTAATGATGTTCAATTCATCTAACTGCATGGTTAATGTACCAGAAGATAAACTGGTGATCCTTCAAGGTTTGCATGATTATATTGTAGTAGAATCAAACAACACACTTTTGGTTTGCCCCAGAGCAGAGGAACAAACCGTTAAGCAAATGGTGGCCGACGTAAAATCTAAATTCGGAACGCGTTTTATTTAATAACCTCGCGCTGCCTGATGGCTTCATATAGAATAATGCCTGTAGATACTGATACATTTAGCGAACCAATCTCACCAAACATCGGGATTTTCGCTAAATGGTTAGACATCCGTAAAATTTCATTTGAAATCCCTTCATCCTCAGCTCCCATTACAATTGCTGTTGGGGCAGTATAATCCGGAGCATAAATCAAGTCTGTTGTTTTTTCGGTGCAGGCCACAATCTGCAAACCGCATTCCTGTAAGTATAAAGCTATTTTATGCAAGTTAACGTGACGGCAAACGGGAATACTAAATAATGCTCCTGCCGATGTTTTAATGGCGTCGGCATTGATCTGTGCCGAATTTTTTACCGGCACCACAATGGCATGAACGCCAGCACATGCCGCGGTACGTGCAATAGCCCCCATGTTCCTTACATCAGTAATTCCATCAAGGATTAATACCAGTGGCACCTCTCCTCTTTCATAAATCAAGGGAATGATATCTTCAATTTTTTGAAAAGTAATGGACGAAACCACAGCAATCACCCCCTGGTGATTTTTCTTCGTCATACGGTTCAATTTTTCGACTGGCACGTTATGCACAGGGATATCTGTGTCCTTAATTAAAGCCTTAAGTTCAGGAATGATATCTCCCGTTAAACCTCTTTGCAAGTACAGGCTTTCAATGTCTTTACCAGCTTTAATTGCCTCTATTACAGCCCTGATACCAAACACAAATTCACTGCTTTCTTTAGCTCGTGCCGGCCTTCTGAAATTATCCATAAAATTTTATAAAGTGCAAAAGTAGTCAAATTAAGGTTAGCACAGAATTTTCAACAACAGCTTGTTAACAAATCATTAAAAACAATTCAAAAAGAGCGTATTTTTTTGTATAATTTTGTAGCTATGAGTATGGAAAACGGAACAACGGGGCAAGATAAATCTAATTACAGTTCTGCAAGAAAAAGCAGGTTAGCTAGTCCAATGAGCACCATGGGCAAAATACCGCCTCAGGCGCTGGATCTGGAAGAAGCTGTTTTGGGTGCACTGATGCTTGAAAAAGATGCCCTTTCTACCGTAATCGATATCTTAAAACCAGATGTTTTTTATGCGGAAGCCCATAAAAAAATATTTGAAGCTATTGCCATACTGTTTCAAAAATCTAAACCAGTAGATATTTTAACGGTTACTTCTGAACTTAGAACACTAGGATCATTGGAGATGGTGGGTGGTGCATATTACATCACTAATTTAACTAATCGTGTAGCTTCAGCTGCGAATATAGAGTTTCACGCCAGGATCATCTCGCAGAAATACATTCAGCGTGAGCTGATCAGGATATCCTCTGAAATCATTCAAAATGCCTATGAGGACACAACCGATATCTTTGACCTTTTAGATCAGGCAGAAAAAGGCCTTTTTGATATTGCTCAAAACAACCTTCGCAGAGACACGCAAAAGATGGATGAGATCATCAAACAATCTTTAGCTACACTGGAAGAATTGAGAACAAAATCTGACGGATTAACCGGAGTACCTTCAGGATTTACGGACTTAGACAGAATTACTGGTGGCTGGCAGCCCTCCGACCTTGTAATTATCGCTGCACGTCCGGCGATGGGAAAAACAGCCTTTGTACTTACCTGCGCACGAAATGCGGCTGTAGATTTTAAAAGACCTGTGGTGGTATTCTCCCTTGAGATGTCATCCGTTCAGCTGGTCAATCGTTTGATTTCAGGGGAAACCGAAATTGAACAGGAGAAAATCCGTAAAGGAAATTTGGCGGAGTGGGAATGGCAGCAATTACACAGTAAAATAGGTTCTTTAACAGAGGCACCGCTGCTAATTGACGATACCCCTGCCTTAAATATATTTGAGTTCAGAGCCAAATGCAGAAGGCTTAAATCACAATATGATATTCAACTTATCATTATTGACTACTTGCAGCTGATGCATGGTAAAGGTGAAGGACAAAGTGGTGGTGGTAACAGGGAGCAGGAAATTGGTAGTATTTCGCGTGCGCTAAAATCTGTTGCTAAGGAGCTTAATGTACCTGTACTTGCACTCTCGCAGTTAAGTCGTGCTGTAGAAAGCAGACCAGGCGCAAATGGAAAAAGACCTATGCTGTCAGATTTAAGGGAATCTGGATCTATTGAGCAGGATGCGGATATGGTACTGTTTTTATACAGACCTGAATATTACGGAAT
This genomic window contains:
- the dnaB gene encoding replicative DNA helicase translates to MSMENGTTGQDKSNYSSARKSRLASPMSTMGKIPPQALDLEEAVLGALMLEKDALSTVIDILKPDVFYAEAHKKIFEAIAILFQKSKPVDILTVTSELRTLGSLEMVGGAYYITNLTNRVASAANIEFHARIISQKYIQRELIRISSEIIQNAYEDTTDIFDLLDQAEKGLFDIAQNNLRRDTQKMDEIIKQSLATLEELRTKSDGLTGVPSGFTDLDRITGGWQPSDLVIIAARPAMGKTAFVLTCARNAAVDFKRPVVVFSLEMSSVQLVNRLISGETEIEQEKIRKGNLAEWEWQQLHSKIGSLTEAPLLIDDTPALNIFEFRAKCRRLKSQYDIQLIIIDYLQLMHGKGEGQSGGGNREQEIGSISRALKSVAKELNVPVLALSQLSRAVESRPGANGKRPMLSDLRESGSIEQDADMVLFLYRPEYYGITEDEQGRSQAGVGEVIIAKHRNGETGIVPLRFIGKYVKFADLEESYASPNSFSMDNPSAGMLPSADFDRPAGNVIIKPSSMNDMLDDDAPF